CAAATGGATCGCCACTTTCTGATTGATTGTTCTGGTTGCTTGACCGTTGTTGTCGTGGCCGTTGTGGTAAATCAAAGTCATTCACATTCAACTCCACTGCGAATTGCGGTTCACCCTGCTGGTTCGTCCACTGGTTGATTGACCACTGACCGGACAAAGCCACGTTGTCACCTTTGTGAAAATACTTCATGATCGTATCAGCACGCTTGCCAAAGACTGAGCACCGCACCCAATCAACGCCATAATCGCCATTACGATCCGGCCGGTTCTGTCTCACTGCAACCGTGAAGTCAGCGACTTGACTACTACCAACCTGCCTCGTGGTTGGATCCTTACCGATGTTGCCTGAAA
Above is a genomic segment from Lentilactobacillus buchneri containing:
- a CDS encoding single-stranded DNA-binding protein, whose product is MRTMTISGNIGKDPTTRQVGSSQVADFTVAVRQNRPDRNGDYGVDWVRCSVFGKRADTIMKYFHKGDNVALSGQWSINQWTNQQGEPQFAVELNVNDFDLPQRPRQQRSSNQNNQSESGDPFANSGDSIDITGDDLPF